The Meriones unguiculatus strain TT.TT164.6M chromosome 1, Bangor_MerUng_6.1, whole genome shotgun sequence genome has a segment encoding these proteins:
- the Med17 gene encoding mediator of RNA polymerase II transcription subunit 17 isoform X2, producing MCVLYDVLSIVRDKKFMTLDPVSQDALPPKQSPQTLQLISKKKSLAGAAQILLKGAERLTKSVTENQENKLQRDFNSELLRLRQHWKLRKVGDKILGDLSYRSAGSLFPHHGTFEVIKNTDIDLDKKIPEDYCPLDVQIPSDLEGSAYIKVSIQKQAPDIGDLGTVNLFKRPLLKSKPGSPHWQTKLEAAQNVLLCKEIFAQLSREAVQIKSQIPHIVVKNQIISQPFPSLQLSISLCHSSDDKKSQKCATEKPGQEDHLYVLEHNLHLMIREFHKQTLSSIVMPHPASAPFGHKRMRLSGPQAFDKNEINSIQSTEGLLEKIIKQAKHIFLRSRTAATIDSLASRIEDPQIQAHWSNINDVYESSVKVLITSQGYEQICKSIQLQLNIGVEQVRVVHRDGRVITLSHQEQELQDFLLSQMSQHQVHAVQQLAKVMGWQVLSFSNHVGLGPIESIGNASAITVASPSGDYAISVRNGPESGSKIMVQFPRNQCKDLPKSDVLQDSKWSHLRGPFKEVQWNKMEGRNFVYKMELLMSALSPCLL from the exons ATGTGCGTTCTCTATGATGTCCTCAGCATTGTCAGGGACAAAAAGTTCATGACTCTGGACCCTGTCTCTCAGGATGCGCTTCCTCCCAAACAG AGTCCTCAGACGCTGCAGCTGATCTCTAAGAAGAAGTCCCTTGCTGGAGCAGCTCAAATCCTCCTGAAGGGGGCAGAAAGACTGACTAAGTCAGTGACTGAGAACCAGGAAAACAAGCTCCAGCGAGACTTCAACTCTGAGCTCTTGAGACTACGGCAACACTGGAAACTGAGAAAGGTTGGAGATAAGATCCTGGGTGACCTGAGCTACAGAAGTGCAG GTTCTCTCTTTCCCCATCATGGCACCTTTGAAGTGATAAAGAATACAGACATTGACTTGgataaaaagataccagaagattaCTGTCCTCTGGATGTCCAGATTCCTAGTGACTTAGAGGGATCTGCGTACATCAAG GTTTCTATTCAGAAACAGGCTCCAGACATTGGTGATCTTGGCACAGTTAACCTTTTTAAAAGACCTTTGCTCAAATCCAAGCCAG GTTCTCCACACTGGCAGACAAAATTAGAAGCAGCACAAAATGTTCTTCTTTGTAAAGAAATTTTTGCACAGCTTTCTCGAGAAGCCGTTCAGATTAAGTCTCAGATCCCTCACATCGTGGTGAAAAACCAGATCATCTCTCAGCCCTTTCCAA GCTTGCAGTTGTCCATTTCCCTGTGCCACTCCTCAGATGACAAGAAGTCCCAGAAGTGTGCCACAGAGAAGCCGGGTCAGGAGGACCACCTCTACGTCCTGGAGCACAACTTGCACCTGATGATCAGAGAG tttcaTAAACAGACCTTGAGTTCCATCGTGATGCCTCACCCAGCAAGTGCTCCCTTTGGTCACAAGAGAATGAGACTTTCAGGTCCTCAAGCTTTtgacaaaaatgaaattaattcAATACAGTCCACAGAAGGACTcctagaaaaaataattaaacaagcaAAGCATATTTTTCTGAGAAGCAG aactgctGCAACCATTGACAGCTTGGCAAGTCGCATTGAAGATCCCCAGATCCAGGCCCACTGGTCAAACATCAACGATGTTTATGAGTCTAGTGTAAAAGTTTTAATCACATCTCAAGGTTATGAACAAATATGCAA GTCCATCCAGCTACAGTTGAACATTGGTGTGGAGCAGGTGCGAGTTGTGCACAGAGATGGGCGGGTGATCACCTTATCTCATCAGGAACAGGAGCTGCAGGACTTCCTCCTGTCCCAG ATGTCCCAGCACCAGGTGCATGCAGTTCAGCAGCTTGCCAAAGTTATGGGCTGGCAGGTCCTCAGCTTCAGTAATCACGTGGGACTCGGGCCCATAGAGAGCATTGGCAATGCCTCCGCCATCACAGTGGCCTCCCCAAGCGGTGACTATGCTATTTCAG TTCGGAATGGACCTGAGAGTGGCAGCAAGATTATGGTTCAGTTTCCCCGTAACCAGTGCAAAGATCTTCCAAAAAGTGATGTTTTACAAGACAGCAAGTGGAGTCATCTCCGAGGACCATTCAAGGAGGTTCAGTGGAACAAGATGGAGGGCCGTAACTTCGTTTATAAAATGGAGCTGCTTATGTCTGCCCTGAGCCCCTGTCTGCTGTGA
- the Med17 gene encoding mediator of RNA polymerase II transcription subunit 17 isoform X1, with translation MSGVRAVRISIESACEKQVQEVGLDGTETYLQPLSMSQNLARLAQRIDFSQGSGSEEEEAAGPDGDAQDWTGAGAEQEDEEGLVKFQPSLWPWDSVRNNLRSALTEMCVLYDVLSIVRDKKFMTLDPVSQDALPPKQSPQTLQLISKKKSLAGAAQILLKGAERLTKSVTENQENKLQRDFNSELLRLRQHWKLRKVGDKILGDLSYRSAGSLFPHHGTFEVIKNTDIDLDKKIPEDYCPLDVQIPSDLEGSAYIKVSIQKQAPDIGDLGTVNLFKRPLLKSKPGSPHWQTKLEAAQNVLLCKEIFAQLSREAVQIKSQIPHIVVKNQIISQPFPSLQLSISLCHSSDDKKSQKCATEKPGQEDHLYVLEHNLHLMIREFHKQTLSSIVMPHPASAPFGHKRMRLSGPQAFDKNEINSIQSTEGLLEKIIKQAKHIFLRSRTAATIDSLASRIEDPQIQAHWSNINDVYESSVKVLITSQGYEQICKSIQLQLNIGVEQVRVVHRDGRVITLSHQEQELQDFLLSQMSQHQVHAVQQLAKVMGWQVLSFSNHVGLGPIESIGNASAITVASPSGDYAISVRNGPESGSKIMVQFPRNQCKDLPKSDVLQDSKWSHLRGPFKEVQWNKMEGRNFVYKMELLMSALSPCLL, from the exons ATGTCGGGCGTACGAGCCGTGCGCATCAGCATCGAGTCGGCCTGCGAGAAGCAGGTGCAGGAGGTGGGCCTGGATGGCACCGAGACGTACCTGCAGCCGTTGTCCATGTCGCAGAACCTGGCGCGCCTGGCGCAGCGCATCGACTTCAGCCAGGGCTCCggctctgaggaggaggaggcggcgggGCCCGACGGCGACGCGCAGGACTGGACGGGCGCCGGGGCCGAGCAGGAAGACGAGGAGG gGTTGGTAAAATTCCaaccttctctgtggccttgggACTCAGTGAGGAACAACTTGCGAAGTGCCCTCACAGAAATGTGCGTTCTCTATGATGTCCTCAGCATTGTCAGGGACAAAAAGTTCATGACTCTGGACCCTGTCTCTCAGGATGCGCTTCCTCCCAAACAG AGTCCTCAGACGCTGCAGCTGATCTCTAAGAAGAAGTCCCTTGCTGGAGCAGCTCAAATCCTCCTGAAGGGGGCAGAAAGACTGACTAAGTCAGTGACTGAGAACCAGGAAAACAAGCTCCAGCGAGACTTCAACTCTGAGCTCTTGAGACTACGGCAACACTGGAAACTGAGAAAGGTTGGAGATAAGATCCTGGGTGACCTGAGCTACAGAAGTGCAG GTTCTCTCTTTCCCCATCATGGCACCTTTGAAGTGATAAAGAATACAGACATTGACTTGgataaaaagataccagaagattaCTGTCCTCTGGATGTCCAGATTCCTAGTGACTTAGAGGGATCTGCGTACATCAAG GTTTCTATTCAGAAACAGGCTCCAGACATTGGTGATCTTGGCACAGTTAACCTTTTTAAAAGACCTTTGCTCAAATCCAAGCCAG GTTCTCCACACTGGCAGACAAAATTAGAAGCAGCACAAAATGTTCTTCTTTGTAAAGAAATTTTTGCACAGCTTTCTCGAGAAGCCGTTCAGATTAAGTCTCAGATCCCTCACATCGTGGTGAAAAACCAGATCATCTCTCAGCCCTTTCCAA GCTTGCAGTTGTCCATTTCCCTGTGCCACTCCTCAGATGACAAGAAGTCCCAGAAGTGTGCCACAGAGAAGCCGGGTCAGGAGGACCACCTCTACGTCCTGGAGCACAACTTGCACCTGATGATCAGAGAG tttcaTAAACAGACCTTGAGTTCCATCGTGATGCCTCACCCAGCAAGTGCTCCCTTTGGTCACAAGAGAATGAGACTTTCAGGTCCTCAAGCTTTtgacaaaaatgaaattaattcAATACAGTCCACAGAAGGACTcctagaaaaaataattaaacaagcaAAGCATATTTTTCTGAGAAGCAG aactgctGCAACCATTGACAGCTTGGCAAGTCGCATTGAAGATCCCCAGATCCAGGCCCACTGGTCAAACATCAACGATGTTTATGAGTCTAGTGTAAAAGTTTTAATCACATCTCAAGGTTATGAACAAATATGCAA GTCCATCCAGCTACAGTTGAACATTGGTGTGGAGCAGGTGCGAGTTGTGCACAGAGATGGGCGGGTGATCACCTTATCTCATCAGGAACAGGAGCTGCAGGACTTCCTCCTGTCCCAG ATGTCCCAGCACCAGGTGCATGCAGTTCAGCAGCTTGCCAAAGTTATGGGCTGGCAGGTCCTCAGCTTCAGTAATCACGTGGGACTCGGGCCCATAGAGAGCATTGGCAATGCCTCCGCCATCACAGTGGCCTCCCCAAGCGGTGACTATGCTATTTCAG TTCGGAATGGACCTGAGAGTGGCAGCAAGATTATGGTTCAGTTTCCCCGTAACCAGTGCAAAGATCTTCCAAAAAGTGATGTTTTACAAGACAGCAAGTGGAGTCATCTCCGAGGACCATTCAAGGAGGTTCAGTGGAACAAGATGGAGGGCCGTAACTTCGTTTATAAAATGGAGCTGCTTATGTCTGCCCTGAGCCCCTGTCTGCTGTGA